From a region of the Hymenobacter jejuensis genome:
- the egtD gene encoding L-histidine N(alpha)-methyltransferase has translation MRTSTAHDSALLPPTSTQLLAQHVAQGLSRTPKTLSSMYFYDDAGSRLFQQIMALPEYYPTRTEFALLTAHCEAIGKALRPQEADEPFFLLELGAGDGLKTKILLRHLLETGAQVTYVPVDISAAALDGLVASLQAELPDLPVEPVVADYADALALMAARPGRKAVLFLGSNIGNFLPDERLRFLRRLARPLTSDDRLLIGFDLQKDPRIIRAAYDDAQGVTASFNLNLLVRLNRELGADFDLGHWQHYTDYDPLDGAVRSFLVSTKAQTVNIAALQQSFEFAAWEVIHTENSYKFTRPILDNLAAQSDLQILEYFTDDKDYFVDAIFNVTS, from the coding sequence ATGCGCACTTCCACTGCCCACGATTCTGCTTTGCTTCCGCCCACGTCCACGCAACTTTTGGCCCAACACGTAGCCCAAGGTCTGAGCCGTACGCCCAAAACGCTGTCGTCGATGTATTTCTACGACGACGCAGGCAGCCGCCTGTTTCAGCAGATTATGGCGCTGCCGGAGTATTATCCCACGCGCACCGAGTTTGCCCTGCTCACGGCACATTGCGAAGCCATCGGGAAGGCCTTGCGCCCGCAAGAGGCTGACGAACCCTTCTTCTTGCTGGAACTAGGCGCCGGCGACGGCCTGAAAACCAAGATCTTGCTGCGGCACCTGCTCGAAACCGGGGCGCAGGTTACGTATGTGCCTGTTGATATTTCTGCCGCCGCCCTCGATGGGCTGGTAGCCAGCTTGCAGGCCGAGCTGCCCGACTTGCCGGTCGAACCCGTTGTAGCTGACTATGCCGACGCGCTGGCCTTAATGGCCGCCCGGCCAGGCCGCAAAGCCGTGCTGTTTTTGGGCTCCAACATCGGCAACTTCCTACCCGACGAGCGCCTGCGTTTCCTGCGGCGCTTGGCACGTCCGCTCACTTCCGACGATCGTTTGCTAATCGGTTTTGACCTGCAAAAAGACCCGCGCATCATCCGGGCGGCTTACGACGATGCGCAAGGCGTAACGGCTTCGTTTAATCTTAATTTACTCGTGCGCCTCAACCGCGAACTGGGCGCCGATTTCGACTTGGGCCACTGGCAGCACTACACCGATTATGACCCGCTTGACGGCGCCGTCAGGTCATTTCTGGTCAGTACGAAGGCTCAGACCGTAAACATTGCGGCATTGCAACAAAGCTTTGAGTTCGCGGCCTGGGAGGTCATTCACACAGAAAATTCCTATAAGTTCACCCGCCCCATTCTCGACAATTTGGCAGCGCAATCTGATCTGCAAATTCTTGAATATTTTACCGATGATAAGGATTATTTCGTTGACGCTATTTTTAATGTAACTAGCTAA
- a CDS encoding pyridoxal phosphate-dependent aminotransferase: MHSAVISLASGYGYFPTPTVAVEAATRLIQGGQLSVSPIEGLPALREALASTYRRSSGYGVSPQQVVVTPGGKAALFALFKTLLRPGDEVLVPTPVWFGFKSLIEQAGGNMRPLPLNSTDDYALTPAAVKAAIGPRTRILLFSNPNNPTGRIYKHAEVEAILDVTRQHPNLMVISDEIYDLVSFSTEPVPSLLEFADPHAQHVVVNGFSKSLALVGWGVGYLVAPTAVAQVCAAWQFSTAAAVPTPNQHAALAVTKASASITRELLAQLATTRNILLDGLADLPNVHCHIPEGTYYAFPDFTAYLTPRIDPIIASASLVTRLRKAGVDVVDGASCGAPGFVRLSYAVPEEALREALRRIRKALASAPVF; encoded by the coding sequence ATGCACAGCGCGGTCATTAGCCTAGCATCCGGCTATGGATATTTCCCGACTCCGACGGTGGCCGTCGAGGCTGCGACGCGCCTTATTCAGGGCGGGCAGCTATCTGTAAGCCCCATTGAAGGCCTGCCCGCTTTGCGCGAAGCTTTGGCCAGCACTTACCGCCGCTCGAGCGGCTATGGCGTCTCGCCGCAACAAGTGGTGGTGACGCCGGGCGGCAAAGCGGCGCTGTTTGCCTTGTTCAAAACGTTGCTGCGTCCCGGCGACGAAGTATTGGTGCCAACCCCGGTGTGGTTTGGGTTCAAAAGCCTGATTGAACAGGCCGGCGGAAACATGCGCCCCCTCCCGCTCAACAGCACCGACGACTACGCCCTGACGCCGGCCGCTGTGAAAGCAGCTATCGGGCCGCGCACGCGGATTTTGTTGTTTAGCAACCCGAACAACCCCACGGGCCGCATTTACAAACACGCGGAAGTAGAAGCCATTCTGGACGTGACCCGGCAACACCCGAATCTGATGGTGATTTCGGACGAAATCTACGATTTGGTATCGTTCAGCACGGAGCCGGTGCCTTCGCTGCTGGAGTTTGCCGACCCGCACGCCCAGCACGTTGTCGTCAACGGATTCTCCAAATCGCTGGCGTTGGTAGGCTGGGGCGTGGGCTACTTGGTGGCCCCGACGGCCGTGGCGCAGGTGTGCGCGGCCTGGCAATTTTCCACCGCCGCGGCAGTTCCTACGCCCAACCAGCATGCAGCGTTAGCCGTCACCAAAGCCTCGGCCAGCATTACCCGTGAGTTACTTGCACAGCTGGCCACAACGCGCAACATCTTGCTGGATGGCCTGGCAGACCTGCCCAATGTGCATTGCCACATTCCTGAAGGCACGTATTACGCCTTCCCGGATTTTACCGCTTACCTAACGCCTCGCATCGACCCAATTATCGCGTCGGCCAGCTTAGTAACGCGCTTGCGCAAAGCCGGCGTAGACGTCGTAGACGGGGCCAGCTGCGGCGCCCCGGGGTTCGTCCGGCTGTCGTATGCCGTACCCGAGGAGGCGTTGCGAGAGGCGCTACGTCGCATCCGGAAGGCACTGGCCTCGGCCCCTGTGTTTTAG